In a single window of the Branchiostoma floridae strain S238N-H82 chromosome 2, Bfl_VNyyK, whole genome shotgun sequence genome:
- the LOC118409400 gene encoding glial fibrillary acidic protein-like isoform X3 — MSRSGTQSTTTLSHTVPVQRPGPRPSATSTPTKTRLSGSPRSMTDSIYAARFSTSPAMSNYNSATKTLTTTYRLGGGGTNNRTSFSGSRPSPVTTMRRTTIAASRPSTTTISGAIATSNALQIAENHALRVQEKEEMQTLNQRLAGYIDKVRFLETRNEELEIEVRALQAGHQNFHQMKEMFEQEIRELRRAIDSLSNEKAIVEVDRDTLGEELDHTRHQLGEEKRVRQDLETELNSSRKELNKVDLARQDMETRLKTALQDLDFSKEIHQQEIEALQKQLEEQKAVVQIDSGRSIYDEMAMAMANMKKQYEALAKKTKDESEQWYQSKLRDITEKCDRAEDALRLARQEALENKRQVHVLTSEVDTAKSKNALLEKSARELESRSTGDVDQLQSMVRSLEDELKQIKNEMAKQVQDYNELMNVKLALDVEIQAYRKLLEGEETRMDTSRMSYSRSRQSMIVDDLEDSKEDLKIEETGVIRMTVQSENIAGLLKGRTFFLSFRDSEDVLEMQNGPDGPQAVLAGKKSPRSDSQLWSYTDGLLVNRQNGQVLHLPEATAGGAVKVAKKTGKQDQKWIIRGDGYILSDPDELAMDVADGKVVVQHKKKEGQDWDVEIYETV, encoded by the exons ATGAGCCGTAGCGGCACCCAGAGTACCACCACTCTCTCTCACACCGTTCCAGTGCAGAGACCAGGACCCCGCCCCTCTGCAACCTCGACTCCGACCAAGACGAGACTGTCAGGATCGCCCAGAAGCATGACCGACTCGATCTACGCGGCGCGTTTCAGCACTTCTCCGGCGATGTCCAACTACAACTCCGCCACCAAGACGCTGACGACGACGTACCGACTGGGCGGGGGAGGCACCAACAACCGGACGTCCTTCTCAGGCAGCCGGCCTTCTCCCGTCACGACCATGCGCCGCACGACCATCGCCGCCTCCCGCCCCAGCACCACCACCATCAGCGGGGCTATAGCCACCTCCAACGCCTTACAAATCGCCGAGAACCACGCCTTGCGCGTCCAGGAGAAGGAGGAGATGCAGACCTTGAACCAGCGCCTGGCCGGCTACATCGACAAGGTGCGCTTCCTGGAGACCCGTAACGAGGAGCTGGAGATAGAGGTGCGGGCTCTCCAGGCTGGCCACCAGAACTTTCACCAGATGAAAGAGATGTTTGAACAGGAGATCCGCGAGCTCCGACGCGCCATCGACTCCCTCTCCAACGAGAAGGCCATCGTGGAGGTGGACAGGGACACCCTGGGGGAGGAGCTGGACCATACAAGGCACCA GTTGGGGGAGGAGAAGCGAGTTCGCCAGGACCTTGAGACTGAGTTAAACAGCTCCAGGAAG GAACTGAATAAGGTGGATCTGGCTAGGCAAGACATGGAGACGAGGTTAAAAACAGCCCTGCAAGACCTGGACTTCTCCAAGGAAATCCACCAACAG GAGATCGAAGCGCTCCAGAAGCAGCTGGAGGAGCAGAAGGCGGTGGTGCAGATCGACAGCGGCCGCAGCATCTATGACGAAATGGCCATGGCGATGGCCAACATGAAGAAGCAGTACGAAGCCCTGGCTAAGAAGACTAAGGACGAGTCTGAGCAGTGGTACCAGTCCAAG CTGCGTGACATCACGGAGAAGTGTGACAGGGCGGAGGACGCGCTGCGCCTGGCCAGGCAGGAGGCTCTGGAGAACAAACGTCAAGTTCACGTGCTCACCAGCGAGGTGGACACGGCCAAGAGCAAG AACGCCCTGCTGGAGAAGAGTGCCCGTGAGTTGGAGAGCAGGTCCACCGGCGATGTTGACCAGCTGCAGTCCATGGTGCGCAGTCTGGAGGACGAGCTGAAGCAGATCAAGAACGAGATGGCGAAACAGGTCCAGGACTACAACGAGCTGATGAACGTCAAGCTGGCCCTGGATGTGGAGATTCAGGCGTACAGGAAACTACTGGAGGGCGAGGAAACACG AATGGATACGTCCCGCATGAGTTACTCCCGGAGCAGGCAATCCATGATCGTGGACGATCTGGAGGACAGTAAGGAGGATCTGAAGATCGAGGAGACTGGGGTGATCCGCATGACGGTGCAGAGTGAGAACATCGCAGGGCTGCTCAAG GGCCGCACGTTTTTCCTGTCATTCCGTGACTCAGAAGACGTCCTGGAGATGCAGAACGGCCCTGATGGACCCCAGGCAGTCCTGGCAGGGAAGAAATCTCCTCGCAG TGACAGTCAACTGTGGTCCTACACCGATGGTCTCCTGGTAAACAGACAGAACGGACAAGTACTGCATCTCCCAGAGGCTACGGCAGGAGGCGCTGTGAAGGTGGCCAAGAAAACGGGCAAGCAAGACCAAAAGTGGATC ATCCGCGGAGACGGGTACATCCTGTCTGACCCTGACGAGCTGGCCATGGACGTGGCTGACGGGAAGGTTGTGGTTCAGCACAAGAAGAAGGAGGGACAGGACTGGGACGTGGAGATCTACGAGACCGTGTAG
- the LOC118409400 gene encoding vimentin-like isoform X2: MSRSGTQSTTTLSHTVPVQRPGPRPSATSTPTKTRLSGSPRSMTDSIYAARFSTSPAMSNYNSATKTLTTTYRLGGGGTNNRTSFSGSRPSPVTTMRRTTIAASRPSTTTISGAIATSNALQIAENHALRVQEKEEMQTLNQRLAGYIDKVRFLETRNEELEIEVRALQAGHQNFHQMKEMFEQEIRELRRAIDSLSNEKAIVEVDRDTLGEELDHTRHQLGEEKRVRQDLETELNSSRKELNKVDLARQDMETRLKTALQDLDFSKEIHQQEIEALQKQLEEQKAVVQIDSGRSIYDEMAMAMANMKKQYEALAKKTKDESEQWYQSKLRDITEKCDRAEDALRLARQEALENKRQVHVLTSEVDTAKSKNALLEKSARELESRSTGDVDQLQSMVRSLEDELKQIKNEMAKQVQDYNELMNVKLALDVEIQAYRKLLEGEETRMDTSRMSYSRSRQSMIVDDLEDSKEDLKIEETGVIRMTVQSENIAGLLKGRTFFLSFRDSEDVLEMQNGPDGPQAVLAGKKSPRSDSQLWSYTDGLLVNRQNGQVLHLPEATAGGAVKVAKKTGKQDQKWIIRGDGYILSDPDELAMDVADGKVVVQHKKKEGQDWDVEIYETVRETVQQLVRAGLDINV, from the exons ATGAGCCGTAGCGGCACCCAGAGTACCACCACTCTCTCTCACACCGTTCCAGTGCAGAGACCAGGACCCCGCCCCTCTGCAACCTCGACTCCGACCAAGACGAGACTGTCAGGATCGCCCAGAAGCATGACCGACTCGATCTACGCGGCGCGTTTCAGCACTTCTCCGGCGATGTCCAACTACAACTCCGCCACCAAGACGCTGACGACGACGTACCGACTGGGCGGGGGAGGCACCAACAACCGGACGTCCTTCTCAGGCAGCCGGCCTTCTCCCGTCACGACCATGCGCCGCACGACCATCGCCGCCTCCCGCCCCAGCACCACCACCATCAGCGGGGCTATAGCCACCTCCAACGCCTTACAAATCGCCGAGAACCACGCCTTGCGCGTCCAGGAGAAGGAGGAGATGCAGACCTTGAACCAGCGCCTGGCCGGCTACATCGACAAGGTGCGCTTCCTGGAGACCCGTAACGAGGAGCTGGAGATAGAGGTGCGGGCTCTCCAGGCTGGCCACCAGAACTTTCACCAGATGAAAGAGATGTTTGAACAGGAGATCCGCGAGCTCCGACGCGCCATCGACTCCCTCTCCAACGAGAAGGCCATCGTGGAGGTGGACAGGGACACCCTGGGGGAGGAGCTGGACCATACAAGGCACCA GTTGGGGGAGGAGAAGCGAGTTCGCCAGGACCTTGAGACTGAGTTAAACAGCTCCAGGAAG GAACTGAATAAGGTGGATCTGGCTAGGCAAGACATGGAGACGAGGTTAAAAACAGCCCTGCAAGACCTGGACTTCTCCAAGGAAATCCACCAACAG GAGATCGAAGCGCTCCAGAAGCAGCTGGAGGAGCAGAAGGCGGTGGTGCAGATCGACAGCGGCCGCAGCATCTATGACGAAATGGCCATGGCGATGGCCAACATGAAGAAGCAGTACGAAGCCCTGGCTAAGAAGACTAAGGACGAGTCTGAGCAGTGGTACCAGTCCAAG CTGCGTGACATCACGGAGAAGTGTGACAGGGCGGAGGACGCGCTGCGCCTGGCCAGGCAGGAGGCTCTGGAGAACAAACGTCAAGTTCACGTGCTCACCAGCGAGGTGGACACGGCCAAGAGCAAG AACGCCCTGCTGGAGAAGAGTGCCCGTGAGTTGGAGAGCAGGTCCACCGGCGATGTTGACCAGCTGCAGTCCATGGTGCGCAGTCTGGAGGACGAGCTGAAGCAGATCAAGAACGAGATGGCGAAACAGGTCCAGGACTACAACGAGCTGATGAACGTCAAGCTGGCCCTGGATGTGGAGATTCAGGCGTACAGGAAACTACTGGAGGGCGAGGAAACACG AATGGATACGTCCCGCATGAGTTACTCCCGGAGCAGGCAATCCATGATCGTGGACGATCTGGAGGACAGTAAGGAGGATCTGAAGATCGAGGAGACTGGGGTGATCCGCATGACGGTGCAGAGTGAGAACATCGCAGGGCTGCTCAAG GGCCGCACGTTTTTCCTGTCATTCCGTGACTCAGAAGACGTCCTGGAGATGCAGAACGGCCCTGATGGACCCCAGGCAGTCCTGGCAGGGAAGAAATCTCCTCGCAG TGACAGTCAACTGTGGTCCTACACCGATGGTCTCCTGGTAAACAGACAGAACGGACAAGTACTGCATCTCCCAGAGGCTACGGCAGGAGGCGCTGTGAAGGTGGCCAAGAAAACGGGCAAGCAAGACCAAAAGTGGATC ATCCGCGGAGACGGGTACATCCTGTCTGACCCTGACGAGCTGGCCATGGACGTGGCTGACGGGAAGGTTGTGGTTCAGCACAAGAAGAAGGAGGGACAGGACTGGGACGTGGAGATCTACGAGACCGT
- the LOC118409400 gene encoding vimentin-like isoform X1: protein MSRSGTQSTTTLSHTVPVQRPGPRPSATSTPTKTRLSGSPRSMTDSIYAARFSTSPAMSNYNSATKTLTTTYRLGGGGTNNRTSFSGSRPSPVTTMRRTTIAASRPSTTTISGAIATSNALQIAENHALRVQEKEEMQTLNQRLAGYIDKVRFLETRNEELEIEVRALQAGHQNFHQMKEMFEQEIRELRRAIDSLSNEKAIVEVDRDTLGEELDHTRHQLGEEKRVRQDLETELNSSRKELNKVDLARQDMETRLKTALQDLDFSKEIHQQEIEALQKQLEEQKAVVQIDSGRSIYDEMAMAMANMKKQYEALAKKTKDESEQWYQSKLRDITEKCDRAEDALRLARQEALENKRQVHVLTSEVDTAKSKNALLEKSARELESRSTGDVDQLQSMVRSLEDELKQIKNEMAKQVQDYNELMNVKLALDVEIQAYRKLLEGEETRMDTSRMSYSRSRQSMIVDDLEDSKEDLKIEETGVIRMTVQSENIAGLLKGRTFFLSFRDSEDVLEMQNGPDGPQAVLAGKKSPRSDSQLWSYTDGLLVNRQNGQVLHLPEATAGGAVKVAKKTGKQDQKWIIRGDGYILSDPDELAMDVADGKVVVQHKKKEGQDWDVEIYETVDSNSPFLMNGGPGSTWHKESIKAVEEMESLQNDIDMYESRV from the exons ATGAGCCGTAGCGGCACCCAGAGTACCACCACTCTCTCTCACACCGTTCCAGTGCAGAGACCAGGACCCCGCCCCTCTGCAACCTCGACTCCGACCAAGACGAGACTGTCAGGATCGCCCAGAAGCATGACCGACTCGATCTACGCGGCGCGTTTCAGCACTTCTCCGGCGATGTCCAACTACAACTCCGCCACCAAGACGCTGACGACGACGTACCGACTGGGCGGGGGAGGCACCAACAACCGGACGTCCTTCTCAGGCAGCCGGCCTTCTCCCGTCACGACCATGCGCCGCACGACCATCGCCGCCTCCCGCCCCAGCACCACCACCATCAGCGGGGCTATAGCCACCTCCAACGCCTTACAAATCGCCGAGAACCACGCCTTGCGCGTCCAGGAGAAGGAGGAGATGCAGACCTTGAACCAGCGCCTGGCCGGCTACATCGACAAGGTGCGCTTCCTGGAGACCCGTAACGAGGAGCTGGAGATAGAGGTGCGGGCTCTCCAGGCTGGCCACCAGAACTTTCACCAGATGAAAGAGATGTTTGAACAGGAGATCCGCGAGCTCCGACGCGCCATCGACTCCCTCTCCAACGAGAAGGCCATCGTGGAGGTGGACAGGGACACCCTGGGGGAGGAGCTGGACCATACAAGGCACCA GTTGGGGGAGGAGAAGCGAGTTCGCCAGGACCTTGAGACTGAGTTAAACAGCTCCAGGAAG GAACTGAATAAGGTGGATCTGGCTAGGCAAGACATGGAGACGAGGTTAAAAACAGCCCTGCAAGACCTGGACTTCTCCAAGGAAATCCACCAACAG GAGATCGAAGCGCTCCAGAAGCAGCTGGAGGAGCAGAAGGCGGTGGTGCAGATCGACAGCGGCCGCAGCATCTATGACGAAATGGCCATGGCGATGGCCAACATGAAGAAGCAGTACGAAGCCCTGGCTAAGAAGACTAAGGACGAGTCTGAGCAGTGGTACCAGTCCAAG CTGCGTGACATCACGGAGAAGTGTGACAGGGCGGAGGACGCGCTGCGCCTGGCCAGGCAGGAGGCTCTGGAGAACAAACGTCAAGTTCACGTGCTCACCAGCGAGGTGGACACGGCCAAGAGCAAG AACGCCCTGCTGGAGAAGAGTGCCCGTGAGTTGGAGAGCAGGTCCACCGGCGATGTTGACCAGCTGCAGTCCATGGTGCGCAGTCTGGAGGACGAGCTGAAGCAGATCAAGAACGAGATGGCGAAACAGGTCCAGGACTACAACGAGCTGATGAACGTCAAGCTGGCCCTGGATGTGGAGATTCAGGCGTACAGGAAACTACTGGAGGGCGAGGAAACACG AATGGATACGTCCCGCATGAGTTACTCCCGGAGCAGGCAATCCATGATCGTGGACGATCTGGAGGACAGTAAGGAGGATCTGAAGATCGAGGAGACTGGGGTGATCCGCATGACGGTGCAGAGTGAGAACATCGCAGGGCTGCTCAAG GGCCGCACGTTTTTCCTGTCATTCCGTGACTCAGAAGACGTCCTGGAGATGCAGAACGGCCCTGATGGACCCCAGGCAGTCCTGGCAGGGAAGAAATCTCCTCGCAG TGACAGTCAACTGTGGTCCTACACCGATGGTCTCCTGGTAAACAGACAGAACGGACAAGTACTGCATCTCCCAGAGGCTACGGCAGGAGGCGCTGTGAAGGTGGCCAAGAAAACGGGCAAGCAAGACCAAAAGTGGATC ATCCGCGGAGACGGGTACATCCTGTCTGACCCTGACGAGCTGGCCATGGACGTGGCTGACGGGAAGGTTGTGGTTCAGCACAAGAAGAAGGAGGGACAGGACTGGGACGTGGAGATCTACGAGACCGT
- the LOC118410182 gene encoding uncharacterized protein LOC118410182 isoform X1, protein MQQPLDIQQIRHQQRRVSALLATARHDHAPPLVRKRGCKRRAVKKIYDGETRKTKAPTGLSLVIEDQYPDVGDIAETSVRNRYTQKNYKKYLDKLNIAQLRHSYDESVVQSIRQGKMEVATLQNQLVSRSLGSMDKEVQLVANRRASIVKSQLSLSSSSMSTGRAPTISERTIYIPSGQDEEDPEYDTPLVRYQHGDIGAGKDLNVKLTDEEFEEWKRKHGGLDSFDNTPVATPGERRVWGQGVQRDSDSRRGRGLGSRGAGSRGRARGLGGIDEAADLAERERERERAELDEMQKNMLLYNRHGMTDSAMAQYKLKELERQRQAARRKRGNSQVPPESGFTGSNAGEDEDEWEKEERRRREEEKEYAKYATRHSKMEMHRQAYIKALSNARMRKLPREPWELATKTTRAYTFSYINHRPACRCEKCLQRKPREKKEKGIPGMKLIFGEINMYDFYPRKKRKNAPKSPPPWVRERALQHSLSLMGIRRELDRKKQEDEVDNELQRLGMGIRNDQVIPPINKGSKVQEVKDNANHGGLVTKSFMASQLPGNKVQKTDTTSQASQSKLLAYNTPVSRTNSISSSLNVKRQPLPELTKGRYVSLSTEIEP, encoded by the exons ATGCAGCAGCCACTCGACATCCAACAGATACGACATCAGCAGCGCCGCGTATCGGCTCTACTGGCAACTGCACGTCACGATCATGCACCACCATTGGTAAGAAAGCGAGGCTGTAAACGGCGTGCTGTGAAAAAAATA TATGATGGGGAAACAAGAAAGACGAAGGCACCCACCGGGCTTTCATTGGTTATCGAGGACCAGTACCCGGATGTTGGAGATATAGCGGAAACATCAGTACGAAACAG ATATACACAGAAGAATTACAAGAAGTATCTCGACAAGTTGAATATCGCGCAGCTACGCCACTCTTACGATGAGAGTGTGGTCCAGTCTATCCGGCAGGGTAAAATGGAGGTGGCGACTTTACAGAACCAGTTGGTGTCACGCTCGCTCGGCTCTATGGACAAGGAGGTCCAGCTCGTAGCTAATAGAAGAGCCTCGATAGTGAAAAGTCAACTAAGTCTTAGCAGTAGCAGCATGTCTACGGGTCGCGCCCCCACGATCAGTGAGAGAACTATCTACATCCCCAGTGGACAGGATGAAGAGGACCCGGAGTACGACACCCCTCTGGTGCGATATCAACACGGTGACATAGGCGCAGGCAAAGATCTGAATGTAAAGTTGACAGATGAAGAGTTCGAAGAGTGGAAGAGGAAACACGGAGGGTTGGACTCGTTTGACAATACTCCCGTGGCTACCCCCGGGGAGAGGAGAGTGTGGGGACAGGGTGTACAGAGAGATTCTGACAGCCGGAGGGGGAGGGGACTGGGTAGCAGAGGGGCCGGTTCTCGTGGTAGAGCAAGAGGGCTTGGTGGCATAGATGAGGCTGCGGACTTGGCCGAGAGAGAACGAGAGAGGGAGAGAGCAGAACTTGACGAAATGCAGAAGAACATGCTTCTATATAATCGGCACGGGATGACCGACTCGGCCATGGCTCAGTACAAGCTGAaggagttagagagacaacGTCAGGCAGCTAGGAGGAAACGTGGAAACAGTCAGGTACCACCGGAGTCAGGTTTCACGGGTAGCAATGCAGGGGAAGACGAAGACGAAtgggagaaagaagaaagaagacggagagaagaagagaaagagtATGCGAAGTACGCCACCAGGCATTCAAAGATGGAAATGCATCGTCAGGCCTACATCAAAGCTCTGTCAAACGCGCGCATGAGGAAACTGCCCAGAGAGCCATGGGAGCTGGCCACGAAGACCACGCGAGCTTACACGTTTTCCTACATCAATCACAGACCTGCATGTCGATGTGAAAAATGTCTTCAACGCAAACCACGAGAGAAGAAGGAGAAAGGCATTCCAGGGATGAAACTCATCTTTGGCGAAATCAATATGTATGATTTTTATCCgcgaaagaaaaggaagaacgCGCCGAAGTCACCTCCTCCCTGGGTCCGCGAGAGGGCGTTGCAGCACAGTCTCTCCTTGATGGGCATACGCCGAGAGCTTGACAGAAAGAAACAAGAGGACGAAGTTGATAATGAACTGCAACGCCTTGGGATGGGCATTAGGAACGATCAGGTGATCCCTCCGATTAACAAGGGGTCAAAGGTGCAAGAAGTCAAGGACAATGCAAATCATGGCGGACTCGTGACCAAATCTTTCATGGCCTCGCAACTTCCAGGAAATAAAGTCCAGAAAACAGACACTACCTCTCAAGCTAGCCAATCCAAACTGCTCGCTTATAATACTCCTGTTAGTCGAACGAACAGTATTTCGAGTTCTTTGAACGTAAAGAGGCAGCCGTTACCGGAACTCACAAAGGGGCGGTACGTTTCTCTTTCAACAGAAATTGAGCCATAa
- the LOC118410182 gene encoding uncharacterized protein LOC118410182 isoform X2 — protein MQQPLDIQQIRHQQRRVSALLATARHDHAPPLYDGETRKTKAPTGLSLVIEDQYPDVGDIAETSVRNRYTQKNYKKYLDKLNIAQLRHSYDESVVQSIRQGKMEVATLQNQLVSRSLGSMDKEVQLVANRRASIVKSQLSLSSSSMSTGRAPTISERTIYIPSGQDEEDPEYDTPLVRYQHGDIGAGKDLNVKLTDEEFEEWKRKHGGLDSFDNTPVATPGERRVWGQGVQRDSDSRRGRGLGSRGAGSRGRARGLGGIDEAADLAERERERERAELDEMQKNMLLYNRHGMTDSAMAQYKLKELERQRQAARRKRGNSQVPPESGFTGSNAGEDEDEWEKEERRRREEEKEYAKYATRHSKMEMHRQAYIKALSNARMRKLPREPWELATKTTRAYTFSYINHRPACRCEKCLQRKPREKKEKGIPGMKLIFGEINMYDFYPRKKRKNAPKSPPPWVRERALQHSLSLMGIRRELDRKKQEDEVDNELQRLGMGIRNDQVIPPINKGSKVQEVKDNANHGGLVTKSFMASQLPGNKVQKTDTTSQASQSKLLAYNTPVSRTNSISSSLNVKRQPLPELTKGRYVSLSTEIEP, from the exons ATGCAGCAGCCACTCGACATCCAACAGATACGACATCAGCAGCGCCGCGTATCGGCTCTACTGGCAACTGCACGTCACGATCATGCACCACCATTG TATGATGGGGAAACAAGAAAGACGAAGGCACCCACCGGGCTTTCATTGGTTATCGAGGACCAGTACCCGGATGTTGGAGATATAGCGGAAACATCAGTACGAAACAG ATATACACAGAAGAATTACAAGAAGTATCTCGACAAGTTGAATATCGCGCAGCTACGCCACTCTTACGATGAGAGTGTGGTCCAGTCTATCCGGCAGGGTAAAATGGAGGTGGCGACTTTACAGAACCAGTTGGTGTCACGCTCGCTCGGCTCTATGGACAAGGAGGTCCAGCTCGTAGCTAATAGAAGAGCCTCGATAGTGAAAAGTCAACTAAGTCTTAGCAGTAGCAGCATGTCTACGGGTCGCGCCCCCACGATCAGTGAGAGAACTATCTACATCCCCAGTGGACAGGATGAAGAGGACCCGGAGTACGACACCCCTCTGGTGCGATATCAACACGGTGACATAGGCGCAGGCAAAGATCTGAATGTAAAGTTGACAGATGAAGAGTTCGAAGAGTGGAAGAGGAAACACGGAGGGTTGGACTCGTTTGACAATACTCCCGTGGCTACCCCCGGGGAGAGGAGAGTGTGGGGACAGGGTGTACAGAGAGATTCTGACAGCCGGAGGGGGAGGGGACTGGGTAGCAGAGGGGCCGGTTCTCGTGGTAGAGCAAGAGGGCTTGGTGGCATAGATGAGGCTGCGGACTTGGCCGAGAGAGAACGAGAGAGGGAGAGAGCAGAACTTGACGAAATGCAGAAGAACATGCTTCTATATAATCGGCACGGGATGACCGACTCGGCCATGGCTCAGTACAAGCTGAaggagttagagagacaacGTCAGGCAGCTAGGAGGAAACGTGGAAACAGTCAGGTACCACCGGAGTCAGGTTTCACGGGTAGCAATGCAGGGGAAGACGAAGACGAAtgggagaaagaagaaagaagacggagagaagaagagaaagagtATGCGAAGTACGCCACCAGGCATTCAAAGATGGAAATGCATCGTCAGGCCTACATCAAAGCTCTGTCAAACGCGCGCATGAGGAAACTGCCCAGAGAGCCATGGGAGCTGGCCACGAAGACCACGCGAGCTTACACGTTTTCCTACATCAATCACAGACCTGCATGTCGATGTGAAAAATGTCTTCAACGCAAACCACGAGAGAAGAAGGAGAAAGGCATTCCAGGGATGAAACTCATCTTTGGCGAAATCAATATGTATGATTTTTATCCgcgaaagaaaaggaagaacgCGCCGAAGTCACCTCCTCCCTGGGTCCGCGAGAGGGCGTTGCAGCACAGTCTCTCCTTGATGGGCATACGCCGAGAGCTTGACAGAAAGAAACAAGAGGACGAAGTTGATAATGAACTGCAACGCCTTGGGATGGGCATTAGGAACGATCAGGTGATCCCTCCGATTAACAAGGGGTCAAAGGTGCAAGAAGTCAAGGACAATGCAAATCATGGCGGACTCGTGACCAAATCTTTCATGGCCTCGCAACTTCCAGGAAATAAAGTCCAGAAAACAGACACTACCTCTCAAGCTAGCCAATCCAAACTGCTCGCTTATAATACTCCTGTTAGTCGAACGAACAGTATTTCGAGTTCTTTGAACGTAAAGAGGCAGCCGTTACCGGAACTCACAAAGGGGCGGTACGTTTCTCTTTCAACAGAAATTGAGCCATAa